A region from the Vicia villosa cultivar HV-30 ecotype Madison, WI linkage group LG3, Vvil1.0, whole genome shotgun sequence genome encodes:
- the LOC131658411 gene encoding uncharacterized protein LOC131658411, producing MSLGNHLPEDFFANNIKLEVGCGHSIPFWHAAWLDVGILKHVFPALFHASLLQDVAISGMGGWVLGEWKWGDLGVHTGAVSEETAALLILLPLLPAALPIGTGPDSPKWLPAEDGTFSVSSCFRDICKIACPFGPVNRYDFIYSNIWKVEVPLKVKAFAWRCFKNKIPTRNLLLNRGVPLASSNLVCVFCEETNESPKHLLLDCRMAEAVWQNMALWLGMNYEKPVEFMESFWVWSSFCHKQKVRRGKEGSIWLAIGWSLWLNRNDIIFKYSSCNLNDLVWSCKLLVWRWSLVGKINHPNCNFHEFCNNPLYYLS from the coding sequence ATGTCCTTAGGAAATCATCTTCCGGAAGATTTTTTCGCTAACAATATTAAGTTAGAAGTGGGGTGTGGGCACTCGATTCCTTTTTGGCACGCCGCTTGGCTAGACGTAGGAATTCTTAAACATGTCTTTCCGGCTTTGTTTCATGCTTCTCTTTTGCAGGACGTTGCTATTTCCGGTATGGGCGGATGGGTTCTAGGCGAATGGAAGTGGGGTGATTTAGGAGTGCATACCGGGGCTGTTTCGGAAGAGACAGCAGCGCTGCTCATCCTCTTACCACTGCTGCCAGCAGCGCTTCCCATTGGCACAGGGCCGGATTCGCCTAAGTGGCTTCCGGCGGAAGACGGTACCTTCTCAGTTTCTTCTTGTTTTCGCGATATTTGCAAGATAGCTTGTCCGTTTGGCCCAGTAAACCGTTACGATTTCATTTATTCCAATATTTGGAAGGTGGAGGTTCCCCTTAAAGTTAAAGCCTTTGCGTGGAGATGTTTCAAGAATAAGATTCCGACAAGAAATTTGCTTTTGAATCGTGGTGTTCCTTTAGCTTCTTCGAACCTAGTTTGTGTGTTTTGTGAAGAAACTAACGAAAGTCCTAAGCATTTGTTGTTGGATTGTAGGATGGCCGAAGCGGTTTGGCAAAATATGGCGCTATGGTTAGGAATGAATTACGAAAAACCGGTTGAATTTATGGAGAGTTTTTGGGTTTGGAGTAGTTTTTGCCATAAACAAAAGGTAAGGAGAGGTAAAGAGGGAAGCATTTGGTTGGCTATTGGTTGGAGTCTTTGGCTTAATAGGAATGATATCATCTTCAAATATTCCTCTTGCAATTTAAATGATTTGGTTTGGTCTTGCAAATTGCTTGTGTGGAGATGGTCCCTTGTTGGGAAAATTAATCATCCCAATTGTAACTTCCATGAGTTTTGCAACAACCCATTGTATTACTTAAGTTAG
- the LOC131662049 gene encoding sugar transport protein 5-like has product MAGGGFAVDKPVTNTNISGKLTFSIIITCIVAASGGLLFGYDIGVSGGVTTMVPFLQKFFPEILRKAVGSEVNMYCVYDSQVLTLFTSSLYLAGLVSSLAASKVTTMFGRRNVIILGGSVFLAGGAINGGSENIPMLILGRIFLGLGVGFTNQAAPLYLSEIAPPKWRGAFSTGFQFFLGVGVVAAGCINFATAKHTWGWRLSLGLAVVPAAVMTIGAFLITDTPSSLVERGKIDQARKSLQKIRGSSVDIEPELDELIKWNEIAKFWSFKTILKREYRPHLVMAFAIPFFQQLTGINIVAFYAPNLFQSVGLGHDAALLSAIILGVVNLASILVSTGVVDRFGRRFLFITGGIMMFVCLMAVSIVLAVVTGVHGTKVISKGNSILVLVLLCFYAAGFGWSWGPLTWLIPSEIFPLNIRSTGQSIAVAVQFIIVFVLSQTFLSMLCHFKFAAFLFYGGWVVVMTLFIIFFLPETKGIPLESMYTIWGKHWFWSRFVKREDGQENHP; this is encoded by the exons ATGGCTGGAGGGGGATTCGCCGTCGATAAACCGGTTACCAACACCAATATCAGTGGCAAGTTAACATTCTCCATCATCATTACCTGCATAGTTGCTGCCTCCGGCGGCCTTCTGTTCGGTTATGACATCGGAGTTTCAG GAGGCGTGACGACGATGGTGCCGTTTCTTCAGAAATTCTTTCCTGAAATTCTGAGAAAGGCAGTTGGATCAGAAGTGAACATGTATTGTGTGTATGACAGTCAAGTGTTGACGTTATTTACGTCTTCTCTGTATCTAGCTGGATTGGTTTCATCGCTTGCGGCTAGCAAAGTCACGACGATGTTTGGCCGGAGAAACGTTATAATATTGGGTGGTAGTGTGTTTCTTGCCGGTGGTGCTATTAACGGAGGTTCTGAAAATATTCCTATGCTTATATTGGGTCGTATTTTTCTTGGATTAGGGGTCGGTTTCACTAATCAA GCTGCACCACTGTACCTATCAGAAATCGCTCCTCCAAAATGGCGAGGCGCTTTCAGCACAGGCTTTCAATTCTTCTTAGGAGTAGGCGTCGTCGCCGCCGGCTGCATCAACTTTGCCACCGCCAAACACACATGGGGATGGAGACTATCTCTCGGCCTCGCCGTCGTCCCTGCCGCCGTCATGACAATCGGCGCCTTTCTAATAACAGACACACCCAGCAGCTTGGTCGAGCGCGGCAAAATCGACCAAGCCAGAAAATCCTTACAAAAAATCAGAGGTTCCTCCGTCGATATCGAACCCGAGTTAGACGAACTTATTAAGTGGAACGAGATCGCAAAATTTTGGTCATTTAAAACCATATTGAAAAGAGAGTATCGACCACATTTGGTCATGGCGTTCGCAATCCCGTTTTTTCAACAGCTTACCGGGATTAACATTGTTGCTTTCTATGCACCTAACCTCTTTCAGTCCGTTGGGTTGGGACACGATGCTGCTTTGCTTTCTGCTATTATACTCGGTGTTGTTAATCTCGCTTCTATCCTTGTGTCTACTGGTGTTGTTGATCGATTCGGTAGAAGATTCTTGTTCATAACCGGTGGGATTATGATGTTTGTCTGCTTG ATGGCGGTGTCAATTGTGCTGGCAGTGGTGACTGGTGTTCATGGTACAAAGGTCATATCAAAGGGAAACTCAATATTGGTATTGGTGCTATTGTGTTTCTATGCTGCTGGTTTTGGTTGGTCATGGGGTCCTTTAACATGGTTAATTCCAAGTGAAATTTTTCCTTTAAATATAAGAAGCACTGGACAAAGCATAGCTGTGGCTGTGCAATTCATAATAGTATTTGTGTTATCGCAAACATTCTTGAGCATGTTATGTCACTTTAAATTTGCAGCTTTTTTGTTTTATGGGGGTTGGGTTGTTGTGATGACTCTATTTATTATCTTCTTCTTGCCTGAGACTAAAGGAATTCCTTTGGAGTCAATGTATACTATATGGGGTAAACACTGGTTTTGGTCTCGGTTTGTTAAAAGAGAAGATGGCCAAGAAAATCACCCATGA